A genomic region of Trichothermofontia sichuanensis B231 contains the following coding sequences:
- the miaE gene encoding tRNA-(ms[2]io[6]A)-hydroxylase, translating into MTTALPVTIKFLQRPTRDDWVRQAIAHLDTILLDHSHCERKAAGVALNLIFRYPSSTKLVRTLTTIAQEELSHFEQVNQWLERRGIPLAPLAAPPYAAGLKAQIRPQEPDRQLDSLLVAGLIEARSHERLGLLAAHCPDLELAAFYRSLMASEARHYGVYWTLAVTYHDRATVDQRLVELATIESDLLATLHPEPRIHS; encoded by the coding sequence GTGACGACGGCTTTACCGGTGACGATCAAATTTCTACAACGGCCTACCCGGGATGATTGGGTGAGGCAGGCGATCGCCCATTTGGATACGATCTTGCTTGATCACTCCCACTGTGAACGGAAGGCAGCAGGGGTCGCCTTAAATCTCATTTTTCGGTACCCCTCCAGCACCAAATTGGTGCGCACTTTAACGACAATCGCCCAGGAAGAACTTAGCCATTTTGAGCAGGTCAATCAATGGCTGGAGCGACGGGGGATTCCCCTCGCGCCCCTAGCGGCTCCCCCCTATGCGGCGGGTCTCAAGGCCCAGATCCGGCCCCAGGAACCCGATCGCCAACTGGATTCACTACTGGTTGCTGGTTTGATTGAAGCCCGCAGTCATGAACGCTTAGGTCTGCTGGCAGCCCACTGTCCGGACCTGGAACTGGCGGCTTTCTATCGGAGCCTCATGGCCTCGGAAGCCCGTCACTATGGTGTCTATTGGACCTTGGCAGTGACCTACCACGATCGGGCTACGGTCGATCAGCGGTTGGTGGAATTGGCTACGATCGAAAGTGATCTCCTGGCTACCCTCCATCCTGAACCCCGAATCCATAGCTAA
- the lexA gene encoding transcriptional repressor LexA — translation MKPLTKVQQELYDWLVLYIQEHQHPPSIRQMMEAMHLRSPAPVQSRLEHLRAKGYIDWTKGQARTLRLLHQPERGLPILGAIAAGTLTDPFTESVERFDLSSLFLQPGFFALRVTGDSMIDAMIVEGDVAIMRPATDPKQIKNGTIVAARVDGNGTTLKHFHRKGGVVTLKPANPKYAPIKVDANSVEVQGVLVGVWRGYGREWS, via the coding sequence ATGAAACCGTTAACTAAAGTTCAACAGGAACTATACGACTGGCTTGTCCTCTATATTCAGGAGCATCAGCATCCGCCTTCGATTCGGCAAATGATGGAAGCGATGCATCTGCGATCGCCTGCCCCGGTTCAAAGTCGGCTGGAGCATCTACGGGCGAAGGGGTATATTGACTGGACCAAGGGACAGGCCCGTACCCTGCGTCTGTTGCATCAACCGGAGCGCGGACTACCCATTCTAGGGGCGATCGCGGCAGGGACGTTAACCGATCCGTTTACGGAGTCGGTGGAGCGATTTGATTTGTCGAGTTTATTTTTGCAGCCCGGATTTTTTGCCCTGCGGGTGACGGGAGACAGCATGATTGATGCCATGATTGTGGAAGGCGATGTGGCCATCATGCGGCCCGCTACCGATCCGAAACAGATTAAAAATGGCACGATTGTGGCCGCACGGGTCGACGGTAACGGCACAACGCTCAAGCATTTTCATCGTAAGGGGGGAGTCGTCACCCTTAAACCAGCTAATCCTAAATATGCACCGATTAAGGTGGATGCCAATTCTGTAGAGGTTCAGGGTGTGTTGGTTGGGGTTTGGCGGGGCTATGGTCGGGAGTGGTCTTGA
- a CDS encoding tRNA nucleotidyltransferase/poly(A) polymerase family protein produces the protein MSVSCERSPTLLSPQTWPFSLSALPNTAVLVGGAVRDALLGRDMGYLDLDFVLPDRAVEVARQLAHQYRAGFVVLDATRQIARVVFAQATVDFAQQEGESLEADLRRRDFTVNAIAYNPHTQTLIDPLNGCQDIQQHQLRMVAIANLQADPLRVLRAYRQAAQLGFTIAPPTQAALSQSAPLLQQVAAERIQTELNYLLNHPNGGDWLVRAWQDGVLTQVIPLPIAQPQIDHLQAIAPTLSRLAASGVDLRSSLATPLRETEKPGSYRGTDPRSQSWLGIVRLTSLLLPTQPLSVTPDHLDAVAIALNQLKYSRAVSRAVLLILQTLPSLVAVPETIRSQYLLFREVDGAFPALAVVALAAGCPLAAIAPLIQRFLDPSDRVAHPLPLLSGRDLMHHLGLQPGPQVGHLLTELQVAQAEARIHTPAEALTWAMQYWQQFLTQD, from the coding sequence ATGTCTGTGTCCTGCGAACGCTCTCCCACGCTCTTATCCCCCCAGACATGGCCCTTTAGCCTGTCGGCACTGCCCAACACGGCGGTGTTAGTGGGGGGAGCCGTGCGGGATGCGCTGCTGGGGCGAGATATGGGTTATCTGGATCTGGATTTTGTCCTGCCCGATCGCGCAGTCGAAGTGGCTCGTCAATTAGCGCACCAGTATCGGGCGGGGTTTGTGGTTCTGGATGCGACTCGCCAGATTGCCCGGGTTGTCTTTGCCCAGGCCACGGTTGACTTTGCCCAGCAAGAAGGGGAGTCGCTAGAAGCCGATCTCCGGCGGCGGGATTTTACGGTCAATGCGATCGCCTATAACCCCCACACCCAAACCTTGATCGATCCCCTGAATGGTTGTCAAGACATTCAACAACATCAGCTTCGCATGGTGGCGATCGCCAACCTTCAGGCGGATCCCCTGCGAGTCCTGCGGGCCTATCGTCAGGCGGCGCAACTGGGATTTACGATCGCCCCCCCAACCCAAGCCGCCCTAAGCCAGTCTGCTCCCCTATTGCAACAGGTTGCCGCCGAACGGATACAAACCGAGCTTAATTACTTGCTGAACCATCCCAACGGCGGGGATTGGCTGGTGCGGGCTTGGCAGGATGGTGTTCTGACCCAGGTGATCCCCCTGCCGATTGCCCAGCCGCAGATCGACCATTTGCAAGCCATTGCCCCCACCCTTAGCCGTTTAGCCGCAAGCGGTGTCGATCTGCGATCGTCTCTTGCCACCCCCCTACGAGAAACGGAAAAACCAGGCAGTTATCGGGGAACTGATCCGCGATCGCAAAGTTGGCTCGGTATCGTGCGCCTAACGAGCCTACTGCTGCCCACCCAGCCTCTGAGCGTCACCCCGGATCACTTGGATGCCGTGGCGATCGCCCTCAATCAACTGAAGTACAGTCGTGCAGTCAGTCGGGCAGTGCTTCTGATTCTGCAAACCCTCCCCAGCCTTGTCGCAGTTCCTGAGACCATTCGCTCGCAATATCTATTATTTCGGGAGGTTGATGGTGCGTTCCCGGCCCTGGCCGTCGTCGCCTTAGCCGCCGGTTGCCCCCTAGCCGCGATCGCGCCCCTGATCCAGCGGTTTCTAGACCCCAGCGATCGCGTGGCCCATCCCCTCCCCCTCCTGAGTGGCCGCGACCTCATGCACCATCTAGGCTTGCAACCCGGTCCTCAGGTGGGTCACCTGCTCACCGAACTTCAGGTCGCCCAAGCCGAAGCCAGAATCCACACCCCCGCCGAAGCCTTAACCTGGGCGATGCAATACTGGCAGCAGTTCTTGACGCAGGACTAA
- a CDS encoding S8 family peptidase, which translates to MKKVFGLGLFLIGMVAALWTYLGSVNQGEFDSIILDFQEVPATQIEPALQTLTQVFGLTPRLNSPFAQAEQVYIVSGDRSQLRALRRSPLAKLTERIEPNYRYHALEIPNDPDYPKQWNLRSINLEPAWERTKGAGVTVAVIDTGITPVPDLAKTEIVEGYDFVNDRPEATDDNGHGTHVAGTIAQSTNNDYGVAGIAYQAKLMPLKVLSASGAGEVADIADAIRFAADHDADVINLSLGGGGESHVLRDAIDYAHDKGVVIVAAVGNANQNAATYPARYPHVIGVAALGPAGDKAPYSNFGAGIDIAAPGGSKVNGDLGGILQNTIDPETGAAIFAAYEGTSMAAPHVAGVAALVKASGIDNPDEVANVLQKAARAVPDDGLNYYGAGQLDAAQAVQLAEQGKVDFHDFFRWLRENGYLNPRFWIDGGVAALVPKLLMVLGSYLLAIFLRYYFPYRWTWGLGAGLVAGSSGLFFLRGFYIFDLPQWPFRLMGSGIAEWGNAIQGSSLLNPWFASVLIPFALVVLCLSHPQGKGWAIGTAIGMTIFLTTAAIIDPALLWLGAGLPARLFLGVNALLCLGLARLALKTEGQPT; encoded by the coding sequence ATGAAGAAAGTTTTTGGGCTGGGGCTGTTTCTCATTGGCATGGTCGCAGCCCTCTGGACTTACCTGGGATCGGTCAACCAGGGGGAATTTGATTCGATCATTCTTGACTTCCAGGAAGTGCCAGCGACCCAGATTGAGCCAGCCCTCCAGACCCTAACCCAAGTGTTTGGGCTGACCCCACGCCTCAATAGCCCCTTTGCCCAAGCTGAACAGGTGTATATTGTCAGCGGCGATCGCAGCCAATTACGGGCATTGCGGCGTTCGCCCCTGGCCAAGCTCACCGAGCGGATTGAACCTAACTACCGCTACCACGCCCTAGAAATTCCCAACGACCCTGACTATCCCAAGCAGTGGAACCTGCGCAGTATCAATCTGGAACCGGCCTGGGAACGCACCAAAGGGGCAGGTGTGACTGTTGCGGTGATTGATACCGGCATTACCCCAGTTCCGGATCTGGCCAAAACTGAGATTGTTGAGGGCTACGATTTCGTGAATGATCGCCCTGAGGCTACGGATGATAATGGCCACGGCACCCATGTCGCGGGTACGATCGCCCAGTCAACTAATAACGACTATGGGGTAGCGGGAATTGCCTATCAAGCGAAACTCATGCCTCTGAAGGTGTTAAGTGCTTCGGGGGCGGGGGAAGTGGCCGATATTGCCGATGCGATCCGGTTTGCGGCGGACCATGATGCCGACGTGATCAACCTGAGCTTGGGGGGTGGCGGCGAAAGCCACGTTCTCCGAGATGCGATCGACTATGCCCATGATAAGGGCGTGGTCATCGTAGCCGCAGTTGGGAATGCCAACCAGAATGCTGCCACCTATCCGGCCCGCTATCCCCATGTTATCGGGGTGGCGGCGCTGGGTCCTGCTGGTGACAAGGCTCCCTACTCCAACTTTGGCGCCGGGATCGATATCGCGGCGCCGGGTGGCTCCAAAGTCAATGGGGACCTGGGGGGGATCCTACAGAACACGATCGACCCGGAAACCGGAGCAGCGATCTTTGCGGCCTATGAGGGTACAAGCATGGCCGCTCCCCATGTGGCGGGTGTGGCCGCTCTGGTTAAAGCTAGCGGCATTGATAACCCAGATGAGGTCGCAAATGTGTTGCAAAAAGCAGCCCGTGCTGTACCCGATGATGGGTTGAACTACTATGGGGCGGGGCAACTGGATGCGGCCCAGGCGGTGCAACTGGCGGAACAGGGCAAGGTGGACTTCCACGACTTCTTCCGCTGGCTCCGGGAGAATGGCTACCTGAACCCACGTTTTTGGATCGACGGCGGGGTGGCAGCGCTGGTGCCCAAGCTGCTGATGGTGCTGGGATCTTACCTGTTAGCTATTTTCCTGCGGTACTACTTCCCCTACCGCTGGACCTGGGGGCTAGGCGCAGGTTTGGTGGCCGGCAGTAGTGGGCTGTTCTTCCTACGGGGCTTCTACATTTTTGATCTGCCCCAGTGGCCTTTTCGGTTAATGGGAAGTGGGATCGCTGAGTGGGGCAATGCAATTCAAGGCAGTTCTCTGCTCAATCCCTGGTTTGCCAGTGTGTTAATTCCCTTTGCCTTGGTAGTTCTGTGCCTGAGCCATCCCCAGGGGAAAGGGTGGGCGATCGGGACGGCGATCGGGATGACGATCTTTTTAACCACAGCCGCGATCATTGATCCGGCCCTACTCTGGCTGGGGGCGGGGTTACCGGCCCGCCTTTTTCTGGGTGTCAATGCTCTGCTCTGCCTAGGTCTGGCCCGTCTGGCGCTGAAAACGGAGGGGCAACCGACATGA
- a CDS encoding response regulator, giving the protein MEIPPLHRILLVEDDPDIQVIARLSLESVGGFAVKLCSSGREALQTAPTFSPDLILLDVMMPDMDGLTTLQSLRQIPTLATTPVIIMSARVQTHEVVHYRELGAVEVVAKPFDPMQLPTTIRQIWMQCHG; this is encoded by the coding sequence ATGGAAATCCCGCCCCTACATCGCATCCTGTTAGTTGAGGATGATCCCGACATTCAGGTCATTGCCCGCTTGAGCCTAGAGTCGGTAGGGGGATTTGCAGTCAAACTCTGTAGTTCTGGGCGGGAGGCCCTCCAAACCGCCCCTACCTTTTCGCCCGATCTCATTTTGTTAGATGTGATGATGCCCGACATGGATGGCCTGACCACCCTGCAATCCCTCCGCCAGATTCCCACCCTGGCAACGACCCCGGTGATCATTATGAGTGCGCGGGTCCAAACCCATGAAGTGGTGCATTATCGGGAACTGGGTGCGGTGGAGGTGGTGGCCAAGCCCTTTGACCCCATGCAACTGCCAACCACCATTCGTCAGATCTGGATGCAGTGTCATGGATAG
- a CDS encoding DUF5818 domain-containing protein produces the protein MSLQVTGTIARLGLGSGTWALVTATGETYELKDAPAALKQVGLQVQIQGELRPDVMTLAMIGPVLEVQSFTIVP, from the coding sequence ATGAGCCTACAGGTGACGGGCACGATCGCGCGGCTTGGGTTGGGATCGGGGACTTGGGCGTTGGTCACCGCGACTGGCGAAACCTACGAACTCAAAGACGCGCCAGCGGCTTTGAAACAAGTGGGTCTTCAGGTTCAGATCCAGGGTGAGCTGCGGCCTGATGTCATGACCCTGGCGATGATTGGCCCCGTGTTAGAGGTGCAGTCCTTCACGATCGTGCCTTAG
- a CDS encoding M20 family metallopeptidase produces the protein MLTQIKTLAAEFAPRLIEIRRHLHSHPELSGQEYQTAAYVAGVLSSCGLQVREAVGKTGVVGELKRGECPPQWLAIRTDMDALPITEQTGLDFSSRQTGVMHACGHDVHTTVGLGTAMVLASLGEQFAGAVRFLFQPAEEIAQGAGWMVADGVMQSVAAILSLHVFPSIPAGTIGIRYGALTAAADDLELTIIGESGHGARPHEAIDAIWIASQVITSLQQAISRTQNPLRPVVLTIGKISGGRAPNVIADKVEMVGTVRSLHPETHAQLPAWIEQIVASVCQSYGARYELHYRRGVPSVQNDPLLTQLLESAAKDAWGPDQVQVLLEPSLGAEDFALFLEHAPGTMFRLGVGYPDRPNHPLHHPQFEVDERAIVTGVVTLAYTACQYWQQLLAHPETRRSRESRDSET, from the coding sequence GTGTTAACCCAAATTAAAACCCTGGCTGCGGAATTTGCACCGCGTCTGATCGAAATTCGTCGTCATCTCCATAGTCACCCGGAACTCAGCGGGCAGGAATATCAGACTGCCGCCTATGTGGCAGGGGTCTTGTCTTCCTGTGGCCTCCAGGTGCGGGAGGCGGTGGGAAAAACGGGGGTGGTCGGAGAGTTGAAGCGGGGGGAATGCCCGCCCCAGTGGCTAGCGATCCGGACGGATATGGATGCGCTCCCGATTACGGAACAGACGGGCCTCGACTTCAGTTCGCGGCAAACGGGGGTGATGCACGCCTGTGGTCACGATGTGCATACAACGGTCGGGCTGGGCACGGCAATGGTGCTGGCGAGCTTGGGGGAGCAGTTTGCCGGTGCCGTACGCTTTTTGTTCCAACCGGCGGAGGAAATCGCCCAAGGAGCGGGCTGGATGGTGGCGGATGGGGTGATGCAGTCGGTGGCAGCGATCTTGTCCTTACATGTGTTCCCCAGTATCCCCGCCGGGACGATCGGCATTCGCTATGGGGCACTGACGGCGGCAGCCGATGATCTGGAATTGACCATTATTGGCGAATCGGGACATGGCGCTCGTCCCCATGAGGCGATCGATGCCATCTGGATTGCCTCCCAGGTGATCACCAGTTTGCAGCAGGCTATCAGTCGGACCCAAAATCCCCTGCGCCCGGTAGTCTTAACTATTGGCAAAATCAGCGGTGGACGGGCACCCAATGTCATTGCCGATAAGGTCGAAATGGTGGGGACGGTGCGATCGCTCCATCCCGAAACCCACGCCCAACTGCCCGCCTGGATCGAACAGATCGTCGCGAGTGTGTGCCAGTCCTATGGTGCCCGCTATGAGTTGCACTATCGGCGGGGAGTACCCTCAGTACAGAATGATCCCCTGTTGACCCAACTGTTGGAGTCAGCCGCCAAGGATGCCTGGGGACCCGATCAGGTGCAGGTATTGCTCGAACCCTCCCTCGGCGCCGAGGACTTCGCCCTGTTTCTGGAACATGCACCGGGGACAATGTTCCGCTTAGGGGTGGGTTATCCCGATCGACCTAACCATCCCCTGCATCATCCCCAATTTGAAGTCGATGAACGGGCGATCGTGACCGGGGTCGTGACTTTAGCCTATACCGCGTGCCAGTATTGGCAACAGCTATTAGCCCATCCGGAGACGAGGCGATCGCGAGAGTCACGCGACAGCGAGACTTAA
- a CDS encoding hybrid sensor histidine kinase/response regulator, whose protein sequence is MPAPPSDSHSPRQPLTSATNPDATAPCWEAAYQALLDYALMARIDRQGVYRDYVVTPGFEALGTPATRVGRHLSEGLPPDLAQQRWQQVQQAFATGEVQQSEYTLAIAGESRYYLARMAPCNPDEVLLIVRDISSQKQAEVALRQAEQTYRSIFDNALEGIFQTTPAGQYLSANLALARIYGYDSPAELIAQFTDIAHQLYVDPDRRTEFARQMQTHGIVSHFESQVYRKDGSIIWIEEHARAVRDENGQILYYEGMVEDITQRKQAEAIQAANAQQLQAQQAELARSLSILQATLEATADGILVTDAAWNVVNYNQQFATMWGIPAQILASGSREQELNFILEQLKQPETFLSCTLDLENQPYAQGYDRFELKDGRVFERHYRPQYLAGKVVGRVWSFREVTERIRIERLKDEFVSMVSHELRTPLTSIRGSLGLILGGVAGALPDQARMLLDIAYKNSERLITLINDILDIEKIESGRIDFNLQPLDLTPLLTQAIATNQTYGDQFQVQFVLTESVPCQVKADPDRLMQVLTNLLSNAAKFSPAGSVVAVAAQWLPTAPNWVRVAVRDQGPGIPPEFIPRIFQKFAQADSSNTRQKGGTGLGLSITKAIVERLGGKIGFETTQGVGTTFYFDLPVLTETAVSASAPVSTVARRSRLLICEDDPDIAALLSLILQEGGFHCDIATSAAQAKQCLSQHAYDAMTVDLVLPDQDGISFIREVRSHFPPTELPIVVVSAQARSGRQSLENGGLAVMEWLEKPIDHHQLLSVVQQAVSQSPALRPRILHVEDDPDILQVTAVILRDLAEVVAAPSLAIARQQLQTQVFDLILLDWTLPDGSGLDLLSDLRHLATLPTTGRKTATPLKDPTRGAVPPLPVVIFSAQDLDAEAAHQVAATLVKSRTSNQELLQTIQRLVEHESQPETLSMPTSGFLAPPSF, encoded by the coding sequence ATGCCTGCCCCCCCCTCAGACTCCCATTCTCCCCGCCAGCCGCTCACCTCGGCGACCAACCCTGATGCGACCGCTCCCTGCTGGGAAGCGGCCTATCAGGCCCTACTCGACTACGCCCTGATGGCCCGGATCGATCGCCAAGGCGTTTATCGAGACTATGTGGTGACGCCGGGATTTGAGGCGTTGGGGACCCCTGCCACCAGGGTGGGCCGTCACCTCAGCGAGGGATTACCCCCTGACTTAGCCCAACAGCGCTGGCAGCAGGTCCAGCAGGCATTTGCCACAGGAGAAGTTCAACAGAGTGAGTACACACTAGCGATCGCCGGGGAAAGTCGCTACTATCTCGCCCGCATGGCTCCCTGTAATCCAGATGAGGTCCTGTTAATTGTGCGGGATATCAGCAGCCAGAAACAGGCCGAAGTCGCTCTCCGGCAGGCGGAGCAAACCTACCGCAGTATTTTCGACAATGCCCTCGAAGGGATTTTCCAGACCACCCCCGCGGGCCAATACCTGAGTGCCAACTTAGCCCTAGCTCGCATCTATGGTTATGATTCCCCCGCCGAATTGATCGCCCAGTTCACCGACATTGCCCACCAACTCTATGTTGATCCCGATCGCCGCACGGAATTCGCCCGTCAGATGCAAACCCACGGGATTGTCTCGCACTTTGAATCCCAGGTCTATCGTAAGGATGGCAGCATCATCTGGATTGAGGAACATGCCCGTGCCGTGCGGGACGAAAACGGCCAAATTCTCTACTATGAAGGCATGGTGGAAGACATCACCCAGCGCAAACAAGCGGAGGCCATCCAAGCTGCCAATGCCCAACAACTGCAAGCCCAACAGGCCGAATTGGCCCGATCGCTTTCCATCCTCCAGGCGACCTTGGAGGCCACTGCGGACGGCATTTTAGTCACCGATGCGGCTTGGAACGTGGTGAATTACAACCAACAGTTTGCCACCATGTGGGGCATCCCGGCCCAGATCCTGGCCAGTGGCAGTCGTGAGCAAGAATTGAATTTCATTCTGGAGCAGCTGAAACAACCGGAAACCTTCCTCAGTTGTACGCTGGATTTAGAAAATCAGCCCTATGCCCAAGGTTACGATCGGTTTGAGTTAAAAGATGGACGTGTTTTTGAACGCCATTATCGCCCCCAATACTTGGCTGGGAAAGTGGTGGGTCGCGTCTGGAGTTTCCGCGAGGTGACAGAACGGATTCGCATCGAACGCTTGAAGGATGAATTTGTTTCAATGGTGAGTCATGAATTACGCACCCCCCTAACTTCCATTCGCGGGTCCCTAGGTTTGATCTTGGGTGGAGTCGCTGGGGCTTTACCTGATCAAGCGCGGATGCTCTTAGATATTGCCTATAAAAATAGTGAGCGATTGATTACGTTAATTAACGATATCCTTGATATTGAAAAGATTGAGTCGGGCCGCATTGATTTTAACCTTCAGCCCCTAGATCTGACGCCGCTACTCACCCAGGCGATCGCGACCAATCAGACCTATGGCGATCAATTTCAGGTGCAGTTTGTGTTAACGGAAAGTGTCCCCTGTCAGGTGAAAGCCGACCCGGATCGCCTGATGCAAGTTCTTACCAACTTGCTCTCAAATGCTGCCAAGTTTTCCCCTGCCGGGAGCGTGGTCGCAGTGGCTGCCCAGTGGCTGCCCACGGCTCCCAATTGGGTGCGGGTAGCAGTACGGGATCAGGGGCCTGGCATCCCTCCGGAATTTATCCCGCGCATTTTCCAGAAGTTTGCCCAGGCCGATTCCTCCAACACTCGCCAAAAGGGCGGCACGGGCCTAGGCTTAAGTATCACCAAGGCGATCGTAGAACGTCTAGGGGGCAAGATCGGGTTTGAGACGACCCAGGGCGTGGGCACCACCTTCTACTTTGATCTGCCAGTGTTGACGGAAACGGCGGTTTCTGCCTCCGCACCGGTATCGACCGTGGCCCGCCGCTCGCGTCTGCTGATCTGCGAAGACGATCCAGACATTGCTGCCCTCCTCAGCCTAATTTTGCAAGAGGGGGGCTTTCACTGTGACATTGCCACCAGTGCTGCCCAAGCTAAACAATGCCTGAGCCAACACGCCTACGATGCGATGACCGTTGATCTGGTGTTACCCGACCAGGATGGTATCTCCTTTATTCGGGAGGTGCGATCGCACTTTCCCCCCACGGAGTTACCGATCGTGGTCGTCTCGGCCCAGGCGCGATCGGGACGGCAATCCCTGGAGAATGGAGGGCTGGCGGTGATGGAGTGGTTAGAAAAACCGATCGACCATCACCAACTGCTCAGCGTCGTCCAACAGGCTGTGTCTCAATCGCCGGCGCTCCGCCCGCGGATTTTACATGTTGAAGATGACCCGGATATCTTGCAAGTTACCGCCGTGATTTTGCGGGATCTGGCTGAGGTGGTCGCTGCCCCCAGTCTGGCGATCGCCCGACAACAGCTACAAACCCAAGTTTTTGATCTGATTCTACTCGACTGGACCTTACCCGATGGGTCCGGACTCGATCTGCTGAGCGACCTGCGCCACTTGGCTACCCTTCCAACCACTGGGCGGAAAACAGCAACACCGCTTAAGGACCCAACCAGGGGGGCCGTTCCCCCCCTCCCCGTCGTGATTTTTTCGGCCCAGGATCTGGATGCCGAAGCTGCTCATCAGGTCGCTGCTACCCTGGTAAAGTCCCGCACCTCTAACCAGGAATTGCTCCAGACGATCCAACGCCTCGTTGAGCATGAGAGCCAACCGGAAACGCTCTCGATGCCTACGTCAGGGTTCCTGGCCCCGCCGAGTTTCTAG